In Papaver somniferum cultivar HN1 chromosome 9, ASM357369v1, whole genome shotgun sequence, the genomic stretch TAATTAGGTTTTCACAGATCATCATGGGGGCGTTTTACCCCAATCCAGGAAAATGCAAGACAAGTGTCCAATGGATGTaggaaacatttggaaaaaaaATACTGTCTTGCTCGCATTGGGCAGTTGCCCTCACAGCCATAGGAAACATGTATTATGTCTAGAGTAGTATTAATAGTTACTAATTGATTGATGCATTTGTAGGTTCTTGGAGTTGAGCGGGACGCGAATCAGCGACAAATACAAAAAGCTTTTCACAAGTATGGTTTTCTGTATCCCCAATGTTATGTTTATTACTTGGTTGTTTTGGTCTGTCTTATACATTACTACTAGTAGTAACCACTAATCTTGTAAATGTCATTTGATACTGGGTTTTGCAGGCTCTCTCTTAAATATCACCCAGATAAGAACAAAAACAAGGGTGCACAAGAGAAGTTTGCTGAGATAAATAACGGTACTAATTTGCCTTTTCGTAATTGTATTTCTTGGAAGAATGATGCACTGTAGTTTATATTTACAACTGAAGTTACCGTTGGTAATCTCTCAGATGATTTAATATGTTTTGCGTATGCGCCTGTTACTTGTTTACAGCATATGAAATTCTATCTGATGAAGAAAAGAGGAAGAACTATGATATGTATGGGGATGAGACGGGGAGACCAAGATTTGAGGCTGGTCCTGGTGGATATAGTCATTTTTCTGGAGGCCACCCAGGGAACAGTCACTTTAACTTTAGGCCAGACGAATTTCAAAGAATGGGTAGGCAGGGGAACTCAAAATCATTCTCATTTTCGTTTGGTGGTAATCCTAGTGGAGGTGGTAATTCGTTCGGGGGGTTTGGTATGGAGGATATGTTTTCCAATCTTTTTGGTGGTGGCGCGAAAGGGGGGTGGAACCCATTTGGTGGTTCAGCTGGATCTCAATCTAGGTCTGGGACTTCCTCTCGTAGCATCCCGACTATCACTTCGAAGAGTTTCAAGAATGAAATAGCAGAGAAAGGAGTCACTTGGCTTATATTGTCTTACACTCCCACGTCAAAGGGACATCATGTACTAGAGTCAATGATAGGTGAAGTTGGCAGCTTGTTAGAAGGAGCTATAAAGGTAAGTGTTTGCTCTTTGTAGATATATCCTCTGAACCGCTATTCTTTATCCATTGAATAATTCTTACGGTATATGTTACTATTGCAGGTTGGTAGCATTAATTGCCAAGATGAGAAGTCCTTATGTAAGGAACTTGGTATAACACCATCTCATTCAGCTCGGGTATTTGCTTATACATACGAAGCAATAGACAAAGCTTCCCTGACGGAGTACAATGGTGATATGGATTCAAGAAGTCTAAAAGTCTTCTGCCAAAATCATTTGCCAAGGTTTTCAAAACGGGTGGACTTAAGCCGTATTGATTTTCCATCGAGCACTGAAAACCTACTTCGAGTGATGTTACTCTCAAATAAGAAGGATACTCCTGTAATCTGGCGTGCTCTCAGTGGCTCGTACCGCAAGCGCTTCACCTTTTATGATGTAGAGGTATGTATGACTCAACATTCCTCAAAACTCATCAGAGTTCTTATATATTGGCACCCTTTGACAATTCCATTGGTTGACTGAATAAACCAATCCAGTTGATCTGGGCAGTGTCAGAACATCTAACTGTTGCCGTGTTCTTTAGGTTAGAAATGCTTCCACTAGATTTTGATGATACATATGTAGGTGTTTTAGCCTCAGGCCACTTTGATAGCGCGGCCTGCCATTGTAGTCAAGGTTGTATTAAGTTTCATCACTATGCAGGTTGGTGGCATTTCTGATCCAGCAGTGAAAAAGCTAGGAGTGGATGCACTACCGGCAGTTGTCGGTTGGCTTTCAAATGGGGAGAAACATGTACTGAAAACAGGGATAACCGTGAAGAAGTTAAAATCTGCAGTTGACGAGCTGAGTTTGTTACTTGATAGTTTTGAGAAAAAGAATAAGAAGGCAAGATCAGCTCGCCAGGGGAAAAATCCACAAGGGAATGATTCAGAAGGAAAACAGCTGCCTTTGCTTATGGCTTCAAATTTGGGTTCCCTTTGTGGAGACAATACTCCCTTGTGCATTATTGGTGTTTTCCGTTCATCAAAAGCACAGGAGAAGCTAGAATCAGTTCTCTCCAATGTGAGTGTAAAGCTTCGCTGGGACATTCTTTTCTTTGGTTGTGACATTGATCCAGAGTTCAATATGTTATGTTTCATTTTTGCAGGTCTCCAAAAAGTCATTGATGAggcaacaaaaccaaatttctagTTCCGGTGTTTCTATTTCATACGCGTTGTTGGATGCAAACAAGCAAGCTTCATTTCTGAATTCTTTTGACAAGAAAGGTTTCAAGTCTATGGACAAATTTCTAGTAGCTTACAAGCCTAAGAAACAGAAATTTGCAGCCTTCACAAATGAAATTACAATGGAGGAAGTGGAGAGGTTCATTGGTTCTGTTCTTAACGGGGATATCAATTTTTCCAAGACATTACAGAAACCCGTCCTCAAGTGAGAATAGAAAGCAGTTGATGTATATCTAGCGAGATGTAGTTACAGTTACGTACAAATTTTGTTAGTCGTCAGTTGTTTGTGCGCGTGCTTCTGAATTGGATACTCCTTCAGTTCCCTTTACCAGTTGAGTTTCTCTCCTAACTTGTGTATATATGAGAGTGAGATGTTCTCGTCTAAAATAATGAAATTTTGCAGCCCTTGTTTTTGAGACAAGGGGGCTGCAGTTGTAAATTAAAACAGAATTAATCAGAATGGTCCTTAAACTCTAACTATGCTATGTGCACTCCCAGCTGTAGCTGGCTGGAGTAGTTGAATAGTAAATTGAGCCCAACTTGTATGAAAAAACTGAGAAGTGGCAAAATTCAGACCACTAGACCTTGGGGTGTTTTTATCCATTCCGGTAAATGGTCAACTGGTCAAGATTGACTGTATTGAACAGATAGGATGAAACATCAAAGTCTTTGATGGGGTGCTCAACTATGATGTATAGTGAACTGAAGTAGTGGATTTCCCTTATCGTTTAGAATATACTAATCCAGGGACTTCTTTTACTCTGAGAGTTCGGTGGTCATAAAACACACTGAAGAATTCGTTTcattctcttcatattatatggtTGGGTTGAAGGATCTCTAGATGACTATGTCCTTCAATTCAGTTGCTACTGGTTTCAACTCTTCCAAGGTATCTATCTTTCTTTTTTCGTTTTTAGTTAGAATTCTTATGTTTTTGATATGTGTTTGGGAACCTTATGATTGATTCATGTCTTTGCTTGTAGATTATGTCTTTTACGTGGTTTGGATTACTGTTAGGAGTAGAAATTCTTTATGACTGTAATTTATTGTTGCTTAGCTGATTGAGTCGGATGTGTGGTTGTATTTCAGTGGTTAGTCTTATCTGTTCAGCAACTTTGTGCTGGAGAATGAGGTGCagattcaaaatcaattttttttttgttgtgctTACCGGTTCACGCCGACTGTAGTCCTTGAAATTAACGCTGTCAGGAGCACTAGTTTCAAACTCACACTTGAATTAAGGAACCTGTCGGTATTTCTTTTGTTGCTTGTTAAATGGTTCTTATGCTACTTGCCTGTGTGAGAGGTTGACCATTGGATATTCTGCACCTCTGTTCAGAAATTACCATCATTCTACTACTTTAGGATCATGTTCATCACTATGTTGTGTTTTGAACTAACTAACCGGCTTTAACTTAACAGCAGTTGCAAGCAAAACATTGGACTCTCGCAAGACCTTATGGAGGAGGGTCTACTTCAAAGGCTGAGTATGTCACAGCTTCCTCGGGGCTTTGTTTTGGTTCCAGAAAGGGTATAAAGTACGGAAGATTCAGCCTTATACTTTCGGCTTCCAATAGTAATCAAGTTGCTGCTGACACTGCAGATAAAGGTTCGAGTGGTTCAGCAAAAAATGTTGCAAATGAGCAATTGTTAGCAGCCAGTTCACTTGCTGAGAATATACAGCTCAAGTCTAGTGCCAAAGCTGAACAGGGTCCTCAAACAACAGGATCGTCTAATGGGTCGCCAGTTACAACTGACGCAGCAAAGGAGACGAcaccttcttctaaatcaccAAAAAGATCATCATTGACAGCGAGGGAGAAGCTTAGAGCAGCTCGTGTTTTAAGTCGAAATAACACAGATTCCAAGCCATCCAAAAAATCAGTACTAGGGAGCAAGGTTTTAGATGCTTTGAGAGAAAGTGATCGTGAGAGTGGGAAAAAAAGAATGGGTCTTCCTGAAGCTCCTTCAAATATGCTTGATGATAGCAGACGAGGGATGCCAAAGCAAGGACTGACCTGGGATCTTCCTGGTGGTAATGAACTGTTCTTCATCATATTCTCGGCAACCTTCATTGGCACACTGATGTTTGCAACGGCTTTTGTCGTGTGGAAAGTTGGAGCCATCCATTTTAATGACTAGCTAGTGAATACTAATTCAGGTGCAGGTGAGCTGCATCTTTGTTATCCAAACAAGCTGCCTTCAAGCATAGATGGGAAAACGAAGAATCCCTACTTCCTTTCAGCCTTTCAGGTACATGTAAAGCATCATCTTATTACATCTCCCCAGATTTTGTGTAAACTATATGCATTAAGGCCAACTTTCTGTTTCGGGCAAGACATACATACTTCTCTGAATGTACAGATTTTGCTCCCACCATATCTCAATTGTAAGTCTAATTTTATGCACCTCAGCAGTACAAGATGAGGTGACATTAGCATATGAGCTACCTGTTTTCTTTTCCAAACATATGCACCTCTCTAGTTGGAATAACTAATCGGCAAAAAGGCCGAAGACTTGCTAAAGCAGGCGAACTCGAACTTTGTGTAGCACCTGGTTTGTTGATCTGTTCTCTCGTATCTGAATGTGAAGTGGCGTACTGTAGTGAAATAAGTTGCAATGTTCATAGTCCAAAAAACCATTCATGCATTATGCAGTCCATTCTTTTGTCAATCGACTCTTAGTAGTGAGCCATTTACTGTGCTTAATTGAGGGCTTGGCTTTGGATTT encodes the following:
- the LOC113310235 gene encoding dnaJ protein ERDJ3A-like, which produces MTFRYFLFVILFVSFFSYSLQAKSADPYKVLGVERDANQRQIQKAFHKLSLKYHPDKNKNKGAQEKFAEINNAYEILSDEEKRKNYDMYGDETGRPRFEAGPGGYSHFSGGHPGNSHFNFRPDEFQRMGRQGNSKSFSFSFGGNPSGGGNSFGGFGMEDMFSNLFGGGAKGGWNPFGGSAGSQSRSGTSSRSIPTITSKSFKNEIAEKGVTWLILSYTPTSKGHHVLESMIGEVGSLLEGAIKVGSINCQDEKSLCKELGITPSHSARVFAYTYEAIDKASLTEYNGDMDSRSLKVFCQNHLPRFSKRVDLSRIDFPSSTENLLRVMLLSNKKDTPVIWRALSGSYRKRFTFYDVEVGGISDPAVKKLGVDALPAVVGWLSNGEKHVLKTGITVKKLKSAVDELSLLLDSFEKKNKKARSARQGKNPQGNDSEGKQLPLLMASNLGSLCGDNTPLCIIGVFRSSKAQEKLESVLSNVSKKSLMRQQNQISSSGVSISYALLDANKQASFLNSFDKKGFKSMDKFLVAYKPKKQKFAAFTNEITMEEVERFIGSVLNGDINFSKTLQKPVLK